The genomic stretch ACCCCTTTGGCTGTGGACGTCTGCAGGCTGTTTGCTGACTGGAGGGTCTTGTGGATGTCGTCCACACTGCTCTGCAGGGAGGTCTGAGAGCTCTTCACCGTGCTCAGGTCCGCCCTAAGGCTCTTCTGAACGTCTGCGACGGACTCGATGTCGGATCTGATGGTGCTTTGACCCTTCAGAATGTCTTGCTGAACGTTCTTCAAGTCTTTCGTCTCGGTCGCGATGAAATCGTGATTGCTCTCCAACAGCTGGTCAGTGGATTTCTGCGCGGCCTTGACATTGGCCAGGTCGTTCAGGAGAGCTTCCTGGCTGGCTCGGATGTGGTCCTGAATGGTCTGCTGTGTGGCGTGGACAGTGCTGAGGTCTTCCTTAACAGCGGTCTGACCTGAAGAGATGAGCTGGGTCAGGTTGACCTGACCTTTCAGGATGTCGTTAGTGTTGGCGAGGACGGTGTCCTGGGTGTTTCTGAACGACCCGAAATCGGTCTGCATCTCGCCAAGCGTGGATTGAATCTTCTTCTGGTTCGCCTTCAACGCCTTGATGCCGCCACGAAGATCTTGCTGGGAGTCCTTGACCACGTCCAGTTCAGAGAGGATGGCGTCCTTCTCCGAGGTGACGAGGGCGGAGAGGTTCTTGGCGGAGGTCTGCTGGGCAGTGTGCAGCTGTTGGAGGCTGGCCTGGAGGGTCTGCTGCCCGGTCAGCAGAGATTGCTGACTCAGCATCTGGGAGTCCTGGTCGTCCTGCAGCTGTACCACCATGCTGTGAATGGTGCCTGTTTCCGCTGTCAGGTTTTCAGTTCCGTTTACTATACGTTTCTGCACGCCCTGCAGAACGACCTGCCTGTCCCGGATCTGCTGAACGATGTCCTTCTGGGACGCCTGTTCGGCCATGAGAGACTGGAGCTTCTGGTTGAGAGATTTCTGACCCGTTCCAAGAGTGCCCACCCCTGTCTGCAGGCTCTGCTGGTTCTGCTGCATCTTCTCCTGCCCTTGGCTCAGAGACACCACCCCTTGCTGCAGGGACTTCTGACCCGTTACCAGACCGGACTGCCCCGTCTTCAGGGTGTCCTGACCTTCCGACAGCCCCTCCTGGCCCGCCTTCATCAACTCCATCTCCTCGCCCACGGCCCTCTGCTCGAAGCGGACCTCGTTGAGGATGTTCTTCATGGCTCGCTGCCCCATCAGAAGCAGGTCTTTCTTGTCTTCGATGGACTGCTGGATCTTACGGAtgatctccacctcctcctgcacGTCATGCTGGGTGTTCTCCAGGGAGGACTGGCCCAGCTTGAGTGTCATCAGGTCCTCCTCGTAACCTGCACCAAAAGATGTGTCAAGGTCTTCGTCGTTATCTGCGTCAAAACGCATCAGGTTGGCAAATTATTTCTTTGATCTGCAGAAGGAACGTGAATTGTTTTGAGACCAAGTAtgtcggtaatgtttcttgcatctgcggtgctcacataacagctgatCATATACTGACTTGCCCTTTGTTAAAGTCTCACTtccctgacctgaaatcatcttcagtattGACAATCTTCtccctgacctgaaatcatcttcagtattGGCAATCTTCAGCAATAGTCCAGTTATTTCGCTGGTATATTTGTTAGTTTTTCATCATATAGATGTTGTCTTGTTATGCTTtttcgcttttaaaaaaaatcaaaacttcaatcaatcattttctgtttgtaacactcacaaacatgcgcgcgtgcgcacacgcacacacacacattcgcatactcgcatgcgtacacagtcatttcttttccctccctcgacTTTTTTCCCagctctcgtctaatatcacttataatgaaaagacgttaaactaaagaacgaacgaacatcagGTTTTCCTAGTAACTGCACCAAAACACACCAGGTTTTCCTAGTAACCTGCACCAAAACACATCAGGTTTTTCTAGTAACCTGCACCAAAACACATCAGGTTTTCCTAGTAACCTGCCATCAAAACACATCAGGTTTTCCTAGTAACCTGCCATCAAAACACATCAGGTTTTCCTCGTAACGTGCAATAAAATCACATCAGGTTTTCATAGTAACCTGCACCAAAACACATCAGGTTTTCCTAGTAGCCTGCCATCAAAACACATCAGGTTTTCCTAGTAACCTGCACCAAAACACATCAGGTTTTCCTAGTAGCCTGCCATCAAAACACATCAGGTTTTCCTAGTAACCTGCACCAAAACACATCAGGTTTTCCTAGTAACCTGCACCAAAACACATCAGGTTTTCCTAGTAACCTGCCATCAAAACACATCAGGTTTTCCTAGTAGCCGCAAAAACTCAATTTGCTGGTCATGTCTTTGTGGTGATGGATAGCAGaaattaccaacacacacacacacacacacacacaaacgctttttCTCAAAATCGATAACCTTAATTAAACCGTTCGCACCGACGATATTTTGGATAATGATCACCTATATTTACTGTGGGAAGCATGGTTCTACAGATTCCATTCAAAGAagaagtggtctggacgctagtctttcagtTCATACGTCAAACCGTTGTTTGTACGTTATTCACGTAAGAGACCTGTTCGCAGGTATAGCATGTGGACACAAACCTATTTTGAAGAAAGGAACCCAAACAGGCAGGaatataaagggaaaaaaaaaatccttgatcCTGAACTAAAGTCTATTTTGATGTGGGAGAGCTGgctgaatttcacacggagaaatcagttgtgacaataacaatacaaagcaatgcaggCACAGTAGCGCAGAGAGAGCGTGAACTTTATAATTGTGAAAATAAATAAGTTCAGATTGACAACTCTTTCATAATTCAAAACCAGTCTAAATGtgctttatctattttatttctttattattatttgtttaatcatactactactactaattagtatttgaaaaaaaaagggggtgggttggaAATTAGGGTGAGTGTTTTTCCCTTCGATGACAAGTTCAAGTCTCACTATGGGAGAGAACCATGTGTGCTCCTGCTGTGAAACCAGTTACCTCCCCTGGCAGCTCAGACAATTTCCGTCGACTGGACGACAGGATGTTAACATTGACAAACtgaacacgctaacacacacacacacacacacacaccaaactgaacacgctaacacacacacacacacacacacacacacacacacacaaacacacacacaccaaactgaacacgctaacacatgcacacacacacacacacacaccaaactgaacacgctaacacacacacacacacacacacacacacaccaaactgaacacgcaaacacacacacacacacacacaccaaactgaacacgctatcacatgcacacacacacacacacacacacacaccaaactgaacacgctatcacatgcacacacacacaccaaactgaacacgctaacacatgcacacacacacacacaccaaactgaacacgctaacacatgcacacacacacacacacaccaaactgaacacgctaacacatgcacacacgcacacacacaccaaactgaacacgctaacacatgcacgcacgcacgcacacacacacacacacacacacaaacaaacacacacacaccaaactgaacacgctaacacatgcacgcacgcacgcacacacacacacacaccaaactgaacacgctaacacatgcacgcacgcacacacacacacacacacacaccaaactgaacacgctaacacatgcacgcacgcacacacacacacaccaaactgaacacgcaaacacatgcacgcacgcacacacacacacaccaaactgaacacgctaacacatgcacacacacacacacacacacacaccaaactgaacacgctaacacatgcacgcacgcacacacacacacatacacaccaaactgaacacgcaaacacatgcacgcacgcacacacacacacacacaccaaactgaacacgctaacacatgcacgcacacacacacacacacaccaaactgaacacgcaaacacatgcacgcacgcacgcacacacacacaaacacacacacaccaaactgaacacgctaacacatgcacgcacgcacgcacacacacacacacacaccaaactgaacacgctaacacatgcacgcacacacacacacacacaccaaactgaacacgcaaacacatgcacgcacgcacacacacacacacacacaccaaactgaacacgcaaacacacacacacacacacacacacacacaccaaactgaacacgctaacacatgcacacacacacacacacaaacacacacacaccaaactgaacacgctaacacatgcacgcacgcacacacacacacaaacacacacacacacacaccaaactgaacacgctaacacatgcacgcacgcacacacacacacacacacacaccaaactgaacacgctaacacatgcacgcacacacacacacacaccaaactgaacacgcaaacacatgcacgcacgcaaacacacacacaccaaactgaacacgctaacacatgcacgcacacacacacacaccaaactgaacacgcaaacacatgcacacacacacacacacacacacaccaaactgaacacgctaacacatgcacgcacacacacacacacacacacacaccaaactgaacacgcaaacacatgcacacacacacacacacacacacaccaaactgaatacgctaacacatgcacgcacacacacgcacacacacacaccaaactgaacacgcaaacacacacacacagatacacacagagccagagaaaACAAGGCGAAGAAATACATGGCTTAAAAGATAATATAGTAGATGTTATAGTTAGCGATACATGGCTCACAAGGCGAAGAAATACATCGCTTAAAAGATAATATAGTAGATGTTATAGTTAGCGATACATGGCTCACAAGGTGAAGAAATACATCGCTTAAAAGATAATATAGTAGATGTTATAGTTAGCGATACATGGCTCACAAGGCGAAGAAATACATCGCTTAAAAGATAATATAGTAGATGTTATAGTTAGCGATACATGGCTCACAAGGCGAAGAAATACATCGCTTAAAAGATAATATAGTAGATGTTATAGTTAGCGATACATGGCTCATCTTGTCACTGTCTAACATACACATCGCAgttaccaccatcattatcatgtcGTCGTCATGACTCACCAATCATTCTCTTGTTCAGCTCGGCACATTTATCATTGGCGCTGATGTCAGGGCCTCTGTCGGAATGTTcctctgctgcacacacacacacacacacgcacacacaggcatacacacacacgcgcacgtacgcgcacacacacacacacgcacacgtatataTAGGGAAGGTAGTAACGTTGAAAACTGACACATCCACGGAGACTTGTAAACAAGGGGAGGAAAAGTGCGGTTTTGAAACAAATGGACAGTAGAATCATAACCAACATGGAgacacgcgtgtgcacacacacgcttgcacacacacacacacacacgcacacacacacactgacattgcgCTCGCGAGCACAcgcaaatactcacacacacacacagacacacacactacatgggtactgacaaaaacaaaagcatGAATATGATAGAactcgaccacacacacacacacacacacacacacacacacacacatacacaggcatttGGGTTTGCTACGTGATTATCTATATAACCTAAGTACACGGCACCgctcacccccgcacccccctctccccgtttctctctcaatcatgcatgtacacatacacacacacacatgcatatacacaaacaatc from Babylonia areolata isolate BAREFJ2019XMU chromosome 33, ASM4173473v1, whole genome shotgun sequence encodes the following:
- the LOC143277012 gene encoding uncharacterized protein LOC143277012 isoform X1, which encodes MQVAVFKAIVWLSALPCALAFFRYSFRIPADAEEHSDRGPDISANDKCAELNKRMIGYEEDLMTLKLGQSSLENTQHDVQEEVEIIRKIQQSIEDKKDLLLMGQRAMKNILNEVRFEQRAVGEEMELMKAGQEGLSEGQDTLKTGQSGLVTGQKSLQQGVVSLSQGQEKMQQNQQSLQTGVGTLGTGQKSLNQKLQSLMAEQASQKDIVQQIRDRQVVLQGVQKRIVNGTENLTAETGTIHSMVVQLQDDQDSQMLSQQSLLTGQQTLQASLQQLHTAQQTSAKNLSALVTSEKDAILSELDVVKDSQQDLRGGIKALKANQKKIQSTLGEMQTDFGSFRNTQDTVLANTNDILKGQVNLTQLISSGQTAVKEDLSTVHATQQTIQDHIRASQEALLNDLANVKAAQKSTDQLLESNHDFIATETKDLKNVQQDILKGQSTIRSDIESVADVQKSLRADLSTVKSSQTSLQSSVDDIHKTLQSANSLQTSTAKGVDSVLAKQTALQNDLSFLKKDLAWLKEAQDAMKTEVKAMGKDLQIIKAGVAILQSLKPAVVGLQSLMEDLGPLKQLRQDLAAVLALTRDVRGLEGSLTAISQRLKGMESCLSAQCSAGRRNPQQQSAEAGIVENEPSYSNNAQIPYRQNQVQPAQEEVKSAQQEVNSAQQGVGYAQSNLGNE
- the LOC143277012 gene encoding uncharacterized protein LOC143277012 isoform X2 — encoded protein: MQVAVFKAIVWLSALPCALAFFRYSFRIPADEEHSDRGPDISANDKCAELNKRMIGYEEDLMTLKLGQSSLENTQHDVQEEVEIIRKIQQSIEDKKDLLLMGQRAMKNILNEVRFEQRAVGEEMELMKAGQEGLSEGQDTLKTGQSGLVTGQKSLQQGVVSLSQGQEKMQQNQQSLQTGVGTLGTGQKSLNQKLQSLMAEQASQKDIVQQIRDRQVVLQGVQKRIVNGTENLTAETGTIHSMVVQLQDDQDSQMLSQQSLLTGQQTLQASLQQLHTAQQTSAKNLSALVTSEKDAILSELDVVKDSQQDLRGGIKALKANQKKIQSTLGEMQTDFGSFRNTQDTVLANTNDILKGQVNLTQLISSGQTAVKEDLSTVHATQQTIQDHIRASQEALLNDLANVKAAQKSTDQLLESNHDFIATETKDLKNVQQDILKGQSTIRSDIESVADVQKSLRADLSTVKSSQTSLQSSVDDIHKTLQSANSLQTSTAKGVDSVLAKQTALQNDLSFLKKDLAWLKEAQDAMKTEVKAMGKDLQIIKAGVAILQSLKPAVVGLQSLMEDLGPLKQLRQDLAAVLALTRDVRGLEGSLTAISQRLKGMESCLSAQCSAGRRNPQQQSAEAGIVENEPSYSNNAQIPYRQNQVQPAQEEVKSAQQEVNSAQQGVGYAQSNLGNE